The window GGGCCGTGACGATCTCGAAAAACGAGGCCTCTTCGGCCTCCGCGGCGGGGCGCACGCGGGCCAACGCCGCCGCAACCGTCGGCTCAGACAGCTCCTGACCGTCAACGACAAACCGCTCGGTGAAACGCGTGAGGTGGGGGCTGGTGAACAGTCCTGTGCACTGCCCGCTAGCACTCAACATGGCGGCCAGGGTCGCGGCGGTCGACCCTTTGCCATTGGTTCCTCCCACCAGCACAGTCTGAAGCTGCCTCTGCGGTGACCCCAGGCGTCCCAGGAGTGCTTGGACCCGGCCCAGACCCGGAGTCATGCCAAAGCGTTGTCGTGAAAACAGCCACTCCACGTCTGCCAGCCCACCGGCGCCCAATGTCATCTCCCCAGCATAGAAGAAGGGCCAGGCTGCTGTACCTGGCCCTTCCCATCTCTCTTCAATTCTGAGGGGTGAAGTACGTTTCGAGGGCCGGCACCAGCTGCTTTTTACGGCTGATCCGCGCCCCCAGGTCGGCCACCTGCCCGGACACAGCTGCCCCGAAGACCTCGCGCAGCACCTTGTCCTCAGTGGCACTCAGGACCAGCGTGCGGTTGGTTTCGTTCAGGATGTCCACAACGCTCAGCAACACGCCATTTAGGCGGTCCTCGGCCTTCACGGCGTCCATCGCTGCCAGCAGCTCGGCCTGCCGCCCAAACACGTATCCAGGATTGGTGGTTTCAATGACGCCCAGACCCCACTGCTGCGGCGCCGTGAGCTCTCCGAAGGGAAAGACCTTGTAGTCCATGCGCAGCAGGGTCTCGGCTGGGGTATCGCCCAAGTCGCTTTTGGCGGCGAACATGGCCAGGGCGTAGGCTGTCACGTCCTCAATGCCGGCCACAGGCGCCAGGAACGCCACCGCTTCCTGGTCATCGGCGGTCGTGGTTGGGCTGCGGAAGTGCAGGGTGTCACTCAAGATGGCGCTGAGCATCAGCCGCGCCTCTAGAGGCTCCACAGCCAGTCCGGCTTCCCGAAACAACTTCAGGAGGATGGTCCCAGTCGATCCGACCGGCTCAAACCGCAGGTACGGCGGCTGCGCAGTGCTCAGGTCACCCAGCTTGTGGTGGTCCACCACGCGCGTCACGGTCAGCTCTGACAGGTTTGGCAGCGACTGGGTGCTCTCGTTGTGGTCTACCAGTGCCACCGCCGTGCCTGCGGGCAGGGTCTCCAACAGAGGTGGCGCTTGCACGCCCGCTTCCCGCAGCACAAACGCCGTTTCGAAATTCAGATCACCCAGACGGTACGCCTGGGCTTCCACATCTTGACGTGTGAGCAATCGCGCATACACCAGAGCGGCAGTAATGGCGTCGGTATCAGGGTTAAGGTGACCGAAGACAGCAAGCATATGAGAAGTGTACTGGCTTTGGGAAACAGCGCAGCGCAGATGACATAACGCGGAAAACCCCCGCACACGGCGGGGGCATTCTGGAAAGGAAGTTTAGAAGTTGACCTTGTAGCTGATCTTGAAGACCTGGCCACGGCCGTCGGCGATAGCCGCGCCGGCGCCAGTGGGGGTCACGAGCTGGCCAGCGCTGTTGCGCAGACGCAGGTTGCCCACGCCGTAGCCGAAGGACAGGTCGTAGTAGTTACCTTCCACGTACAGCAGGTCCTGGCTGACGGTCTCATTGTTGTTGTACTGGTCGGTGAAGCGGCCAGCCACAGCGGTGCCAGCATCAATCAGACCGGTGAAGGGGATGTAACCACGGTTCTTGGCCTGGTAGCCGGCGTAGTACACGGCCAGCTTGGTGTTGGGCAGCAGGAAGTCATTGAACTTCACGCCGGCCAGGTAGCGCAGACCCATGGACTGGAAATCAGCGCGGGGACCGATTTGAGCGGGGGGCGTAGTGGTCGAGTTAGGGTCGTTGTAAGGGGTAAAGGTGCCGTAGTCGTAGGTGCGGCTGTAGTAACCAATCTGCCCTTCGAAGCTGGGGCGGAAGATGGTGTTGAGTGGATCAGTCACAATCTTCAGACCTGCGGCAATAGCTGTGCTGTTGGCCACTTGACTGGCAGGAACCCTGGGGTCATTGCGCTCGGCATCGCTGTAGGTATCGTTGCTGAAACCAGCCTTGAGATCCACTTGGGCAACGCCAAGCTTGGCACTGTACAGCGCGTCGCCGTAGAAGAAGCTGTTGCTGTAGGAGCTGCCGAAGTTGCGGTAACGCGAGGCGTAGCCTAGGCGCACGTCCAGGTTCTTCACCAAGGCGGCAGCGTCCTTACCGCTATGAGCCAGTTCCACGCCGTACTCGCTATAGCACACAGGGTCCGTGAAGCTGTTCTGCGAGAAGGTCAGCGCGCGGCCTACACCGTCCACGTCGGTGCTGCGGATGCCGGGGTGCTGGTCACCACAGCCGTCCTGATCTGTCAGCTCGTTGCTGGTCAGGGTGTAGTAGCTGTTGTACAGGCTGTTGCGGAACAGACCGCCGTCGCTCTGGCTCTTGGCGTTGCCCAGACGCAGGTCGCGGTAGTAGGCGCCCAAGGTGATCCCCAGGCCGGGGGTCAGGTCAGCGCGGACATTGTAGCGGACACCAGCACCCTCAACCGTGTTGACGCGGTCATAGGCAGCGCCGCTCTTCAGGTACTCATAGTAGCCACCACGCACGGTCACGAGGTTCAGCAGGTTGACCTTGGCCGTAATACCGCGATCCACAATTGCAGTCAATTCAGTCGCCGTGTTGAGCGGGCTCTTGCCGTAGGCCACCTGGTTATCCCAGTACCCACCCAAGGCGACAGGCCCAAGGGTCGTACCAATCTTGACACCGAAGCCAGTTTGGTTAGCCGCGTAAGGCGCCGTGCTGTACGTGTCGGTAGGGTTGGCTTCCATGATACCAGCTGTCGCGTTGTAGCCCGCGCTGATAGTACGGAAGTTCAGGTTATAGACCTTGGCAATGGTGCCAATGTTGCCTGAGGTCTTCACGTAGAAAGCATTCTCAACGGTAGTGGCCGTAGCAGCCGTGGGTGTGCCCCCCGCCGTAGCGTTAGGCGTGAACGTCGTAGCATTGACGCGGCTCGTGGCGTACTCGCTGTCCAGCTGCCAGCCGCCTACGGTACCGTGCAGATCAGCACCGAAGGTCGTCACATCGTTTGCGAACGTGCTTGCCGTACCAGCAACACCCTCGTTGGCAGTAGTTGCAGGGTTGTCTGCTACGCCAGTGGCGGCGGTACGGGCAGCGGCTGCCGCCGTCCCATTGCCGAAGATGTCGCGGCCTTCCTGCAGATAGTGGATGCCAGCCTTCAGAGTGCCTACGGGAGTGATAGTCGCCCGCACGCCACGGTAGTACAGTCCGTCACTGTTAACGCCGCCGCGGCTGCCATACACCGTCTGAATGGTGGGCTTGAACGCACCAATCACAGGCAGAGTGCTGCCGTCCACGTTTACCAGGAAACCGTCGCCGCGCCCAGCGTAGTCGTTGTCGCCGATGTAGTCAGCGAACTTGAACTTCAGGCTCTTGCCAAAAGTCACGGTGATAGGTGCGTTACCCACGGTGAAGTTGGCAGTGGCGTTGCGGAAGTAGAAGAACAGAGGACGGTAGGTAATGCCCGTGTCGCCATCAGTTACATCAGGGTAGTTGGAGTAGCCTGCGTCATCTGCGGCAGTGCTGGGCAAACCAGCGGTGATGCCGAAAGTCACGTCAACCGTGTTGACATTCAGACCACCAGGGCCGGGGACAAATGCGCCACGGACATCGCTACGGCTGGTGTTGACGGCGCCGCCAGGCGTGTTGAAGGTGATACCAAAGGAGATGGTGGTCTGGCCTTCGTTGTAGACAGCGTTGCCGTCGGTACCCGCATTGCCGGTGCTGCTGAAGCCGTAGAAGTTGGCCTGGTTGTTGATAACCAGCTTGTCGCCGCCGGTCAGGTCAGCCCAGTCCACCGCTGTGTCGTTGGTGTTGGTGTTGTCGTCGGTCCCAGTGCTGAACACGGTGCCGGGGATCAGGCGGTCCAGGTCCATGTTGCGGCTGGCGCGGGCCACGTAGTAGGTGGCAGCCAGGGTGGGCTTGATGGTGAAGGCGTAACGCTCCAGTTGAGCCACGCGGTTGTCCAGGTTCGTGACCTTGGTCTCCACGACGCCCACGCGACCAGCCAGGTTATCGAAGTCGGCGCGGGCCACGAGGTCAGCCTGAGCGGCTTCCACGGCGCTGACGCGGTCCTGCAGGTTCAGGATGTCCTGATTCAGCAGCACGGTCAGGTCGTTTAGGGCAGCAATCGAGCTGGCGTTGTCGTCCACGTCGGCGCGCAGGGTGTCGTACTCATCGGCGCGGGCAGTCAGCTCTTCAATCTGGGCGGCGATGCCAGCCAGAGCTTCGGGGTCGCCACTCGCAGCGGCAATCATCTCGACGCGCTCTTCGAGGCGGGCGAAGTCGTCACGGCTGACGGCATTCTCTTCCAGATCGCTGACGCGCACGCCCAGGGCGGCCAGGTCAGCGGCGAGTTCCTGAATCGCGTTCTGCAGCGCGGTCAGGGTCTCGGGGTCGAGGTCGCTAGGAGCGACGTCGCCAGTGCGCATCTGGTCCAGCAGGCGCGCGATGATGACGGCCGCTTCGTAGCGGGTCAGGTTCTGCGTGCCGCGGAAGGTGCCATCGGGGTAGCCCAGGATGATGCCGGTGCTAACCAGACGGTCAATGGCGTCCTTGGCCCAGTGACCGGCAGGAACGTCGGTCAGTGCGGGCACCTGGGGCGCGCTCGCAGGCGCAGTGGTCTGCGCAGCGGCAACGCCAAAGGACAGCGCAGCGGTGAGAACGAGCAGGCTTTTCTTCATATGAACCCCCAAAAGGTCGTCGCGCATTGGCAGCACGTGGCTGACGGCTCTGAAAACGACGGTGGGGCGAGTTGCCGGGTTTCCTCTCCCAATAGACAATCGCCGCGCTCCGCACTTCCTCCGCGCAACCTGACATTCTTCGCCTGTCGGTTCAGAAAAGTCAGATCAGGCGGATGATACAAGCATGAAAGAGAGGTGGTCAACCCTGAGAGACCCATAAAAGCGTTATTTTAGGCCATTTGGCCTTTTTCTGACGAAGTGATGAAGGGTAACTGACGCCTTCCTGGCTCTTAGAGCACTGCTGAACTTCAGGCATCGTGAGCGTCGAGACTCAAAGCCCTCTGAAACCAAGCGGGAATTTGCCCCTTGAAGTAGCGTTCGGCCCAGCCTGTTGCCCAGCTGTGAAACTCTCCGGCTTCAATCGCGGCTCTTGCCCGCTCGACCAGGCGGTGCAAGTAGCGCAGGTTATGCAAAGACAGCATTCTTGGCCCCAGCATCTCCTCGGCGCGCACCAGATGGGCCAGATACGCGCGGGTGTACTGCCGGCACGCATAGCAGTCGCACTCACTGTCAAGAGGCACCAATTGCTGCCGGGGGGCGCTGGCATTCAGATTCAGTCGCCCGTCGTCCGTCAGCGCGTAGCCAAAGCGGCCCGTCCGGGTGGGGTACACACAATCAAACATGTCTACACCAAGTGCAATGCCGGCCACCAGATCCTCAGGGTGTCCCACACCCATCAGATAACGGGGCTTGTGGGCTGGCAGCCGGTCTGCTGTAAAAGCCACCGCTGGATACATCTCTTCTTTCGGCTCGCCCACGGCCAGGCCACCCAGGGCGAACCCAGGCGTGTCGTGGGGAAGCGTCAGCTCTAAACTCTGCTCACGCAAGTCCTGATGGACGCCTCCCTGAACGATGGCAAACAGGGCCTGATCAGGCCTAGTCTTGGCCTGCAAGCAGCGTGCCAGCCAGCGCTCAGTGCGCTCTAAGCTGCGCTGAATGTAGTCGCGTTCCGCCGGATAGGGCGGGCACTCATCAAAGGCCATGATGATGTCAGCGCCCAGAGCTTCCTGAACGGCCACACTCCGCTCAGGAGTCAGCTGA of the Deinococcus betulae genome contains:
- a CDS encoding manganese-dependent inorganic pyrophosphatase, whose protein sequence is MLAVFGHLNPDTDAITAALVYARLLTRQDVEAQAYRLGDLNFETAFVLREAGVQAPPLLETLPAGTAVALVDHNESTQSLPNLSELTVTRVVDHHKLGDLSTAQPPYLRFEPVGSTGTILLKLFREAGLAVEPLEARLMLSAILSDTLHFRSPTTTADDQEAVAFLAPVAGIEDVTAYALAMFAAKSDLGDTPAETLLRMDYKVFPFGELTAPQQWGLGVIETTNPGYVFGRQAELLAAMDAVKAEDRLNGVLLSVVDILNETNRTLVLSATEDKVLREVFGAAVSGQVADLGARISRKKQLVPALETYFTPQN
- a CDS encoding S-layer homology domain-containing protein, which translates into the protein MKKSLLVLTAALSFGVAAAQTTAPASAPQVPALTDVPAGHWAKDAIDRLVSTGIILGYPDGTFRGTQNLTRYEAAVIIARLLDQMRTGDVAPSDLDPETLTALQNAIQELAADLAALGVRVSDLEENAVSRDDFARLEERVEMIAAASGDPEALAGIAAQIEELTARADEYDTLRADVDDNASSIAALNDLTVLLNQDILNLQDRVSAVEAAQADLVARADFDNLAGRVGVVETKVTNLDNRVAQLERYAFTIKPTLAATYYVARASRNMDLDRLIPGTVFSTGTDDNTNTNDTAVDWADLTGGDKLVINNQANFYGFSSTGNAGTDGNAVYNEGQTTISFGITFNTPGGAVNTSRSDVRGAFVPGPGGLNVNTVDVTFGITAGLPSTAADDAGYSNYPDVTDGDTGITYRPLFFYFRNATANFTVGNAPITVTFGKSLKFKFADYIGDNDYAGRGDGFLVNVDGSTLPVIGAFKPTIQTVYGSRGGVNSDGLYYRGVRATITPVGTLKAGIHYLQEGRDIFGNGTAAAAARTAATGVADNPATTANEGVAGTASTFANDVTTFGADLHGTVGGWQLDSEYATSRVNATTFTPNATAGGTPTAATATTVENAFYVKTSGNIGTIAKVYNLNFRTISAGYNATAGIMEANPTDTYSTAPYAANQTGFGVKIGTTLGPVALGGYWDNQVAYGKSPLNTATELTAIVDRGITAKVNLLNLVTVRGGYYEYLKSGAAYDRVNTVEGAGVRYNVRADLTPGLGITLGAYYRDLRLGNAKSQSDGGLFRNSLYNSYYTLTSNELTDQDGCGDQHPGIRSTDVDGVGRALTFSQNSFTDPVCYSEYGVELAHSGKDAAALVKNLDVRLGYASRYRNFGSSYSNSFFYGDALYSAKLGVAQVDLKAGFSNDTYSDAERNDPRVPASQVANSTAIAAGLKIVTDPLNTIFRPSFEGQIGYYSRTYDYGTFTPYNDPNSTTTPPAQIGPRADFQSMGLRYLAGVKFNDFLLPNTKLAVYYAGYQAKNRGYIPFTGLIDAGTAVAGRFTDQYNNNETVSQDLLYVEGNYYDLSFGYGVGNLRLRNSAGQLVTPTGAGAAIADGRGQVFKISYKVNF
- the tgt gene encoding tRNA guanosine(34) transglycosylase Tgt, which produces MFEFQIQARDGRARVAHFHTPRGAVTTPMFMPVGTQGTVKGISPQELLDIGSQMILGNTYHLMLRPGEALVQAHGGLPGFTAYPGPFLTDSGGFQVMSLGHMRKITEEGVTFKSHIDGSAVQLTPERSVAVQEALGADIIMAFDECPPYPAERDYIQRSLERTERWLARCLQAKTRPDQALFAIVQGGVHQDLREQSLELTLPHDTPGFALGGLAVGEPKEEMYPAVAFTADRLPAHKPRYLMGVGHPEDLVAGIALGVDMFDCVYPTRTGRFGYALTDDGRLNLNASAPRQQLVPLDSECDCYACRQYTRAYLAHLVRAEEMLGPRMLSLHNLRYLHRLVERARAAIEAGEFHSWATGWAERYFKGQIPAWFQRALSLDAHDA